The Mycobacterium seoulense genome has a window encoding:
- a CDS encoding CPBP family intramembrane glutamic endopeptidase: MSQSTARSHSGTLSEWWRALTNVAVPHHESPAVVRRRRVIVTLTLLVGAAVLGFSLRRHPGESSFYWLTLALAGVWVAGGLVSGPLHLGGICWRGRNQRPVITGTTIGLLLGGVFVIGGLIAREITPVAEWITRVLEYAHHGWYPVIVAITLVNGVAEEVFFRGALYTALGRYHPVMISTVLYACATLASGNPMLGFAAVILGTVCAFERRATGGVLAPMLTHLVWGLIMVLALPPMFGV, translated from the coding sequence ATGAGCCAGTCAACCGCTCGGTCCCACTCCGGCACGCTGTCCGAGTGGTGGCGCGCGCTCACCAATGTCGCTGTGCCCCATCACGAATCGCCGGCCGTCGTGCGGCGCCGGCGCGTCATCGTGACGCTGACGCTGTTGGTCGGCGCGGCGGTGCTGGGGTTCTCGCTGCGGCGCCACCCGGGAGAGTCGAGCTTCTACTGGCTGACCCTGGCGCTGGCGGGCGTGTGGGTCGCCGGCGGGTTGGTCTCCGGCCCGCTGCACCTGGGCGGGATCTGCTGGCGCGGCCGCAATCAACGGCCGGTCATCACCGGGACGACAATCGGTCTCCTGCTCGGTGGGGTCTTCGTGATCGGCGGGCTGATCGCCCGGGAGATCACGCCGGTGGCGGAGTGGATAACCCGGGTGCTGGAATACGCCCACCACGGCTGGTATCCGGTGATCGTGGCGATCACGCTCGTCAACGGCGTCGCCGAGGAAGTGTTCTTCCGCGGCGCGCTCTACACCGCCCTGGGCCGCTATCACCCCGTCATGATTTCGACCGTCCTCTACGCCTGCGCGACGCTGGCCAGCGGTAACCCCATGCTCGGTTTCGCCGCGGTCATCCTGGGGACGGTGTGCGCGTTCGAACGCCGGGCAACCGGCGGTGTCCTGGCGCCGATGCTCACCCACTTGGTGTGGGGGCTGATCATGGTGCTTGCGCTGCCCCCGATGTTCGGCGTCTGA
- a CDS encoding NAD(P)H-binding protein, which produces MRVLVTGATGYVGSRLVTALLADRHHIVAATREPARLRRFGWFDDVTPVALDAGDPASTRAAFAASGPVDVVYYLVHAIGQPGFRDADKAAAANLAAAARAAGVRRIVYLGGFVPAGEVLSEHLTSRAEVAAALTVQNGPELVWLGAAMIIGAGSTSFEMMRYVGDRFPLMPIPSWMDNPIDPISIRDVLHYLVAAADPGRVPAGAYDICGPDTTTYRELLETYTRISGRWHAGVPVGRVATGLASLITGVALPVPPGLAGDLVESLDHPMVAAKGDLRDRVPDPPGGLLGVGDAIALALADHSNRPSPVNALADPHHLADTDPAWAGGDARRIRRVARRVTPPIARPVLGLVSMVPGPLAGALRTGLDLLIALTPKVHPA; this is translated from the coding sequence ATGCGGGTCCTCGTCACCGGTGCCACCGGATATGTCGGATCGCGGCTGGTCACCGCGCTGCTGGCGGACCGGCACCACATCGTGGCCGCCACCCGAGAGCCCGCGCGCCTCAGGCGGTTCGGGTGGTTCGACGACGTCACTCCGGTTGCCCTCGATGCCGGGGATCCCGCCTCGACCCGGGCCGCCTTCGCCGCCTCCGGGCCCGTCGACGTGGTGTATTACCTGGTGCACGCCATCGGTCAGCCCGGCTTCCGCGACGCCGACAAGGCCGCGGCTGCGAACCTGGCCGCGGCGGCCCGGGCCGCCGGTGTGCGCCGGATCGTCTACCTGGGCGGGTTCGTGCCCGCCGGCGAGGTGCTGTCCGAGCACCTGACGAGCCGGGCCGAGGTCGCCGCGGCCCTGACGGTCCAAAACGGCCCGGAGCTGGTGTGGCTGGGCGCGGCGATGATCATCGGGGCCGGCTCGACCTCGTTCGAGATGATGCGCTACGTCGGCGACCGTTTCCCGCTCATGCCCATACCGAGCTGGATGGACAACCCGATCGACCCGATCTCGATCCGCGATGTCCTGCACTACCTCGTCGCCGCCGCCGACCCCGGCCGGGTGCCGGCCGGGGCGTATGACATCTGTGGTCCAGACACCACGACCTACCGGGAGCTGCTCGAGACGTACACGCGCATCTCCGGCAGGTGGCACGCGGGGGTGCCGGTCGGCAGGGTCGCCACGGGGCTGGCGTCGCTGATCACCGGCGTCGCCCTGCCGGTGCCGCCGGGCCTGGCGGGGGACCTGGTCGAATCGCTGGACCATCCGATGGTGGCGGCGAAGGGCGACCTTCGCGATCGGGTGCCCGACCCGCCCGGTGGGTTGCTCGGCGTGGGCGACGCCATTGCCCTAGCCTTGGCCGATCACTCGAATCGCCCGTCCCCGGTCAACGCGCTGGCCGATCCCCACCACCTCGCCGACACCGATCCCGCGTGGGCCGGCGGAGACGCGCGGCGCATCCGCCGCGTCGCGCGCCGGGTCACCCCGCCCATCGCGCGGCCGGTTCTGGGGCTGGTGAGCATGGTGCCCGGTCCGCTCGCCGGCGCGCTTCGCACCGGCCTTGACCTCCTGATCGCCCTGACCCCGAAGGTGCACCCCGCATGA
- a CDS encoding isoprenylcysteine carboxyl methyltransferase family protein, translated as MYYLLVLAVGIERVVELVVSNRNAQWSFAQGAKEFGRPHYPVMVFVHTALLAGCLIEPWALHRPFIWWLGWPMLAVVALSQGLRWWCIATLGRRWNTRVIVLPDAPLVRRGPYRWLHHPNYVAVVAEGLALPLVHTAWLTAALFTLANAALLRVRLRVENSALGYA; from the coding sequence ATGTACTACCTGCTGGTTTTGGCGGTCGGCATCGAACGCGTGGTGGAGCTGGTGGTGTCCAACCGGAACGCGCAATGGTCTTTTGCCCAGGGCGCCAAGGAGTTTGGCCGACCGCACTACCCCGTGATGGTGTTCGTCCACACCGCGCTGCTGGCCGGCTGCCTCATCGAGCCGTGGGCGCTGCACCGGCCGTTCATCTGGTGGCTGGGCTGGCCGATGCTGGCGGTGGTGGCGCTCAGCCAGGGCCTGCGCTGGTGGTGCATTGCCACGCTCGGCCGGCGCTGGAACACCCGGGTGATCGTGCTGCCGGATGCCCCGCTCGTGCGGCGGGGCCCCTACCGCTGGCTGCACCACCCGAACTATGTTGCAGTGGTGGCCGAGGGGTTGGCGCTGCCGTTGGTGCACACGGCGTGGCTGACCGCGGCCCTTTTCACGCTGGCCAACGCGGCGCTGCTCAGGGTGCGGCTGCGGGTCGAGAACTCGGCTCTGGGCTACGCGTGA
- a CDS encoding NAD(P)/FAD-dependent oxidoreductase, translating into MSGYDTDLLVVGGGPGGLATALHARRHGLSVIVADPREGPIDKACGEGLMPGGLAELMSLGVDPAGMPFHGIAYVSEHRRAQARFRTGPGRGVRRTTLHAALAARAKEQDVERLRARVTTVEQDAHGVMAAGVRAKWMVAADGLHSQVRRAAGITATAGTPRRYGVRWHFRVPAWSEFVEVHWSRWGEAYVTPVEPDLVGVAVLSRGRPDLAWFPSLAPQLAGAAPGPARGCGPLRQVVSRRVAGRVLLVGDAAGYEDALTGEGISLAVKQAAAAVAAIVDDSPASYELAWHRITRNYRLLTRALVLASAPAATRRAIVPACALLPGAFRRGVNVLAT; encoded by the coding sequence GTGAGCGGTTACGACACCGACCTGTTGGTCGTCGGCGGCGGGCCGGGAGGCCTGGCCACCGCGTTACACGCTCGCCGGCACGGACTTTCGGTGATCGTCGCCGACCCGCGCGAGGGTCCCATCGACAAGGCCTGCGGCGAGGGCCTGATGCCCGGCGGGTTGGCCGAGCTGATGTCGCTCGGGGTCGACCCGGCCGGCATGCCCTTTCACGGGATCGCCTACGTCAGCGAACACCGCCGGGCGCAGGCCCGGTTTCGCACCGGGCCGGGCCGGGGCGTGCGGCGGACCACTTTGCACGCCGCGCTCGCCGCACGCGCGAAAGAGCAAGACGTCGAACGGCTTCGGGCGCGGGTGACCACCGTGGAGCAGGACGCCCACGGGGTGATGGCCGCCGGTGTGCGCGCGAAATGGATGGTGGCGGCCGACGGGCTGCATTCACAGGTCAGGCGGGCCGCCGGAATCACCGCGACCGCCGGAACACCGCGGCGCTACGGTGTGCGCTGGCATTTCCGGGTGCCGGCATGGTCGGAATTCGTCGAGGTGCACTGGTCGCGGTGGGGTGAGGCGTACGTGACCCCGGTGGAACCGGACCTGGTCGGCGTGGCGGTCCTCTCGCGCGGCAGGCCCGACCTGGCCTGGTTCCCCTCGCTGGCCCCGCAGTTGGCGGGCGCGGCGCCCGGGCCGGCCCGGGGGTGCGGCCCACTGCGGCAGGTGGTGTCCCGGCGGGTCGCGGGGCGGGTGCTGCTGGTGGGCGACGCGGCGGGGTATGAGGACGCGCTCACCGGCGAGGGCATCAGCCTGGCGGTCAAGCAAGCCGCCGCCGCCGTCGCCGCCATCGTCGACGATTCCCCGGCGTCGTATGAGCTTGCGTGGCACCGGATTACCCGCAACTACCGACTACTCACCCGCGCCCTGGTGCTGGCCAGCGCCCCCGCGGCCACCCGCCGTGCCATCGTGCCGGCCTGCGCGCTGCTGCCCGGCGCGTTCCGGCGCGGGGTGAATGTCCTGGCGACCTAG
- a CDS encoding enoyl-CoA hydratase-related protein yields MLITINRPEARNAVNGAVSIGVGDALDEAQRDPEVRAVVITGAGDKSFCAGADLKAISRRENLYHPDHGEWGFAGYVHHFIDKPTIAAVNGTALGGGTELALASDLVVADERAKFGLPEVKRGLIAAAGGVFRIVQQLPRKVGMELLLTGEPITAADAFEWGLINQVVKAGTVLEAALALAARVTVNAPLSVQASKRIAYGVDDGVVTDEEAGWARTMAEMGVLIRSEDAREGPLAFAEKREPVWKAR; encoded by the coding sequence ATGCTGATCACGATCAACCGGCCCGAAGCCCGCAACGCGGTCAACGGCGCCGTCAGCATCGGCGTGGGGGACGCGCTCGACGAGGCGCAACGCGACCCCGAGGTGCGGGCCGTGGTCATCACCGGCGCCGGCGACAAGTCGTTTTGCGCCGGTGCCGACCTCAAGGCGATCTCGCGCCGGGAGAACCTGTATCACCCCGACCACGGGGAGTGGGGATTCGCCGGCTACGTCCACCACTTCATCGACAAGCCCACCATCGCGGCGGTCAACGGCACCGCGCTGGGCGGCGGCACCGAGCTGGCCCTGGCCAGTGACCTGGTGGTGGCCGACGAGCGGGCCAAGTTCGGCCTGCCGGAGGTCAAACGCGGGCTGATCGCGGCCGCCGGCGGCGTGTTCCGGATCGTGCAGCAGTTGCCGCGCAAGGTGGGGATGGAGCTGCTGCTGACCGGCGAGCCGATCACCGCCGCCGACGCCTTCGAATGGGGCCTGATCAACCAGGTCGTCAAGGCAGGCACGGTGCTCGAGGCCGCGCTTGCCCTGGCCGCGCGGGTGACCGTCAACGCGCCGCTGTCGGTGCAGGCGAGCAAGCGCATCGCGTATGGGGTCGACGACGGCGTCGTCACCGACGAAGAGGCGGGCTGGGCGCGCACGATGGCCGAGATGGGCGTGCTGATCAGGTCCGAAGACGCCAGGGAGGGCCCGCTGGCGTTCGCCGAGAAGCGGGAGCCGGTCTGGAAGGCGCGCTAG
- a CDS encoding thiolase family protein → MAEAVIVEAVRSPLGKRNGGLSGVHPADLSAQVLNGLVDKAGIDPGMVDDVIWGCVMQAGEQALDIGRTALLAAGWPETVPGVTVDRQCGSSQQSIHFAAAGVVAGHYDVVVAGGVESMSRTPMGSSLANGGNPYPQAFKDRYHRTPNQGIGAEMIAEQWGFDRTALDEFSLGSHEKAAAAQDSGAFDDQIVGIKDQDGNVVLKDEGIRRGTPMEKMASLKPAFKEDGVIHAGNSSQITDGSAALLFMSAEKAKELGLTPIARVHTAVLAGADPVIMLTAPIPATQKALKKSGLSIGDIGAYEVNEAFAPVPLAWLKDIGADEKKLNPNGGAIALGHPLGGSGARLMTTLLYHMRDKGIRYGLQTMCEGGGQANATIVELL, encoded by the coding sequence ATGGCTGAAGCCGTCATCGTCGAGGCCGTCCGCTCACCGCTCGGCAAGCGCAACGGCGGGCTGTCCGGGGTGCACCCGGCCGACCTGTCCGCGCAGGTCCTCAACGGGCTGGTCGACAAGGCCGGCATCGACCCGGGAATGGTTGACGACGTCATCTGGGGCTGCGTGATGCAGGCCGGTGAGCAGGCCCTCGACATCGGCCGCACCGCGCTGCTGGCCGCCGGCTGGCCCGAGACCGTGCCCGGCGTGACCGTCGACCGCCAGTGCGGGTCGAGCCAGCAGTCCATCCACTTCGCCGCGGCGGGCGTGGTCGCGGGCCACTACGACGTCGTCGTCGCCGGCGGTGTGGAGTCGATGTCACGGACGCCGATGGGATCGTCGCTGGCCAACGGCGGCAACCCGTACCCCCAGGCTTTCAAGGACCGCTACCACCGGACGCCGAACCAGGGCATCGGTGCCGAAATGATCGCCGAGCAGTGGGGCTTCGACCGCACCGCGCTCGACGAGTTTTCGCTGGGATCACACGAAAAGGCCGCCGCGGCACAAGATTCGGGCGCGTTCGACGACCAGATCGTGGGCATCAAGGATCAGGACGGCAACGTGGTCTTGAAGGATGAGGGCATCCGCCGCGGCACCCCGATGGAGAAGATGGCGTCGCTGAAGCCGGCCTTCAAGGAGGACGGGGTGATCCACGCGGGCAACTCCTCGCAGATCACCGACGGTTCGGCCGCACTGCTGTTCATGTCGGCAGAGAAGGCCAAGGAACTGGGCCTCACGCCGATCGCCAGGGTGCACACCGCGGTACTGGCCGGCGCCGACCCGGTGATCATGCTGACGGCGCCCATCCCGGCGACGCAGAAGGCGCTCAAGAAGTCCGGCCTGTCCATCGGCGACATCGGGGCCTACGAGGTCAACGAGGCGTTCGCGCCCGTCCCGCTGGCGTGGCTGAAGGACATTGGGGCCGACGAGAAGAAGCTCAACCCCAACGGCGGCGCCATCGCGCTGGGCCACCCGCTCGGCGGCTCGGGTGCGCGGTTGATGACCACGCTGCTCTATCACATGCGGGACAAGGGAATTCGCTACGGCCTGCAGACGATGTGCGAGGGCGGTGGCCAGGCCAACGCCACCATCGTGGAGCTGTTGTGA
- a CDS encoding maleylpyruvate isomerase family mycothiol-dependent enzyme: MRAQREEVFAAVADERRQVATLIDRLDDAQLAAPSLCAGWDIKTVAAHLISVFADSFWVFMGTALRRRSMARAIDELARRGARLPATDIAATLRGCADHPLSPPLFGPLDPLADILVHSGDIRIPLNLPFEPDRGLAALALDFLTGPWPFGFVPLGRLRGISLYANDIDRAWGRGMEVRGPAPALMMAVSGRPALLHLLDGPGLPLLRRRLLPGKQ; this comes from the coding sequence GTGCGCGCCCAACGCGAGGAGGTCTTCGCCGCTGTTGCAGACGAGCGACGCCAGGTCGCGACCCTGATCGACCGGCTGGACGACGCCCAACTGGCGGCGCCAAGCCTGTGCGCTGGCTGGGATATCAAGACGGTCGCCGCGCACCTGATCAGCGTCTTCGCCGACAGTTTCTGGGTTTTCATGGGAACGGCTCTGCGCCGCCGCAGCATGGCTCGCGCGATCGACGAACTTGCGCGGCGTGGCGCCCGGCTGCCGGCGACCGACATCGCCGCGACCCTACGCGGGTGCGCCGACCATCCCCTGAGTCCGCCGCTTTTCGGGCCGCTCGACCCGCTCGCCGATATCTTGGTCCATAGCGGTGATATCCGGATTCCGCTCAATCTGCCGTTCGAGCCCGACCGGGGGCTTGCGGCGTTGGCGCTGGATTTCTTGACCGGGCCATGGCCGTTCGGATTCGTGCCGCTGGGTCGACTCCGGGGCATCTCCTTGTATGCCAACGACATTGATCGGGCGTGGGGGAGGGGAATGGAAGTCCGAGGACCGGCGCCCGCCTTGATGATGGCCGTCAGCGGCCGCCCCGCACTCCTACACCTTCTCGACGGGCCGGGGCTGCCCTTACTCCGCCGCCGGCTGCTGCCCGGGAAGCAGTAG
- a CDS encoding WS/DGAT/MGAT family O-acyltransferase: MKRLNGMDAMLLYSETPNLHTHTLKVAIVDAADYPGDFDFELFRHTFLRRLHLLDPLRYKLVDIPWQLHHPMWLQNCEVDPDYHLRRIRVPGAGGRRELDGVIGDIATTPLDRARPLWEFYFAEGMAGHRFAIIGKLHHALADGVASANLLARMMDTAGAMPDERDSETTCARPTSGELLRAAGRDHAQQLAALPRVVADAVSGARRLRRRARERGTQPDLARMLHAPPTFINHVVSPVRTFATATLSLAQVKQTGKALGITVNDVVMASAAGALRELLLRYDGSADRPLVASVPASTDRSPNRISGNELGGMAVSLPTHIADPLERVKLTATSTAIAKENNELFGPELYGKLITYLPPFAAHSAFKWLARRNAQTRLFNLPVSNVAGPREQGRFAGAPVTEIYSAGPLIAGCGVNITVWSYVDQLNISVIADDRTFGDTHEMTDAMVCSFREIHSAAGFSTG, encoded by the coding sequence GTGAAGCGGCTCAACGGCATGGATGCGATGCTCCTGTACAGCGAGACGCCGAACCTGCACACGCACACGTTGAAGGTGGCGATCGTCGACGCCGCCGACTACCCCGGCGACTTCGATTTCGAGCTGTTCCGCCACACCTTCCTGCGGCGGTTGCACCTCCTGGATCCGTTGCGCTACAAGCTCGTCGACATCCCCTGGCAACTGCATCATCCGATGTGGCTGCAGAACTGCGAGGTCGATCCCGACTATCACCTGCGACGCATCCGGGTGCCCGGCGCCGGTGGTCGCCGGGAGCTCGACGGGGTCATCGGTGACATCGCCACCACCCCGCTGGACCGCGCCCGCCCGCTCTGGGAGTTCTATTTCGCCGAAGGTATGGCCGGCCACAGGTTCGCGATCATCGGAAAGCTGCACCACGCCCTGGCCGACGGGGTGGCGTCGGCGAACCTCTTGGCGAGAATGATGGATACGGCGGGCGCGATGCCCGACGAGCGCGACAGCGAGACGACCTGTGCGCGGCCGACGAGCGGCGAGCTGCTACGCGCGGCGGGACGCGACCATGCCCAACAGTTGGCCGCGCTGCCCCGAGTCGTGGCAGACGCGGTTTCCGGGGCGCGGCGGCTGCGCCGGCGCGCCCGTGAGCGCGGCACGCAGCCCGACCTCGCCCGAATGCTGCACGCGCCGCCGACATTCATCAACCATGTGGTGTCGCCGGTGCGGACTTTTGCGACCGCGACGCTGTCGCTGGCACAAGTGAAGCAGACCGGTAAAGCCCTGGGGATCACGGTCAACGACGTGGTGATGGCGAGCGCCGCGGGTGCGTTGCGGGAGTTGCTGTTGCGCTACGACGGGAGCGCGGACCGACCGCTCGTCGCATCCGTGCCGGCGAGTACGGACAGGTCACCGAACCGGATCAGCGGCAACGAGCTCGGCGGCATGGCGGTGTCGCTGCCGACGCACATCGCCGACCCATTGGAGCGGGTGAAGCTCACAGCTACGAGCACCGCGATCGCCAAGGAAAACAACGAACTGTTCGGCCCCGAGCTGTACGGCAAGTTGATCACCTACCTGCCGCCGTTCGCTGCCCACTCGGCCTTCAAATGGTTGGCCCGGCGGAATGCGCAGACCAGGCTGTTCAACCTCCCCGTGTCCAATGTCGCGGGGCCACGCGAGCAGGGGCGATTCGCCGGCGCTCCGGTCACTGAGATCTATTCGGCCGGTCCGCTGATCGCCGGGTGCGGCGTCAACATCACCGTCTGGAGCTATGTCGACCAGCTCAACATCTCGGTCATCGCCGACGACCGCACCTTTGGCGACACTCATGAGATGACCGACGCCATGGTCTGCTCATTCCGTGAAATCCATTCGGCGGCGGGGTTTTCCACGGGCTAG
- a CDS encoding lysophospholipid acyltransferase family protein, which translates to MSTTEIAGWDPDFTERWVGAVEPVARRWFRYEVRGLEAFPATGGALLVANHSGGMLTPDVLIFAAAFYGAFGYDRPLYTLGHDGLFPGPVADWLARLGVIHASTENATNALRSGGVVLVFPGGIYDAYRPTLAENVIDFNGRTGYVRCAIDAGAPIVPAVSIGGQESQLFLTRGTWLARRLGLSRFRSDILPVTLGFPFGLSAIVPFNLPLPTKIVTQVLHPIDVAARFGCDPDVSEVDAEIRSRMQTALDQLARQRRFPILG; encoded by the coding sequence GTGAGCACCACCGAGATCGCCGGGTGGGATCCTGACTTCACCGAGCGGTGGGTCGGCGCCGTCGAACCCGTTGCCCGGCGCTGGTTTCGGTACGAGGTGCGTGGCCTGGAGGCGTTCCCCGCCACGGGCGGCGCCCTGCTGGTGGCTAACCATTCGGGCGGCATGCTGACACCCGATGTGCTGATCTTCGCAGCGGCCTTCTACGGCGCGTTCGGCTACGACCGCCCGCTCTACACGCTCGGCCACGACGGACTGTTTCCCGGACCGGTGGCCGACTGGCTGGCCCGCCTCGGCGTGATCCACGCCAGCACGGAAAACGCCACCAACGCGCTGCGGTCGGGCGGTGTCGTGCTGGTCTTCCCCGGCGGCATCTACGATGCCTACCGGCCGACGCTGGCCGAAAACGTCATCGACTTCAACGGGCGTACCGGGTATGTCAGGTGCGCCATCGACGCAGGCGCGCCGATCGTCCCGGCCGTGTCCATCGGCGGGCAGGAAAGCCAGCTGTTCTTGACGCGGGGCACCTGGCTGGCGAGGCGGCTCGGCCTGTCCCGATTCCGGTCAGACATTCTGCCGGTAACCCTGGGATTTCCGTTCGGGCTCAGCGCCATTGTGCCGTTCAACCTCCCGTTGCCCACCAAGATCGTCACCCAGGTTCTGCACCCGATCGACGTGGCAGCCCGATTCGGCTGCGACCCTGACGTTTCCGAAGTCGACGCGGAAATCCGGTCGCGGATGCAGACCGCGCTCGACCAACTGGCCCGCCAGCGGCGGTTCCCCATTCTGGGCTGA
- a CDS encoding cytochrome P450, which yields MRDFESVDFFSDPTLVPDPYPYFDHLRQRCPVLPQPGAGVVAITGHAEALAVYKDPAFSSCVSVAGPFSGLPFEPEGDDIGALIEQHRSQIPMSEHIVTQDPPEHARTRGLLGRLLTPKRLKENEEFMWRLADEQLDEFVSRGTCEFLDDYARPFSGLVIADLLGVPPEDHEEFRVAFSGKVSGGIEDDSITRAHNPLEYLDEKFTAHITERRREPRDDVLTELAQAKYPDGSTPEVIDVVRLATFLFAAGQETTTKLLSFGLRMIAEDPELQALLREDRSKIPTFVEETLRMESPVKCHFRMARTSASIGDIPIPAGSTVMLLPGASNRDSRKFVQPNEFRIDRPNVREHVAFGRGNHSCPGAPLARAEGRISLNRVLDRMSDISIVEAQHGPADGRRYSYEPTWQMRGLTELHLGFTPVA from the coding sequence TTGCGCGATTTCGAGTCGGTCGATTTCTTCAGTGACCCGACCCTGGTCCCAGACCCGTACCCCTATTTCGATCACTTGCGGCAACGTTGCCCCGTGCTGCCGCAGCCCGGGGCGGGCGTGGTGGCGATCACCGGGCACGCCGAAGCGCTCGCCGTCTACAAAGACCCGGCGTTCTCGTCGTGTGTCTCGGTCGCGGGCCCGTTCTCCGGATTGCCGTTCGAGCCCGAGGGTGACGACATCGGTGCGCTGATCGAACAGCATCGTTCGCAGATTCCAATGAGCGAACACATTGTCACCCAAGATCCGCCGGAACACGCCCGCACGCGCGGGCTGCTCGGCCGGCTGCTGACACCCAAGCGGCTCAAGGAGAATGAAGAATTCATGTGGCGGCTCGCGGATGAGCAGCTCGACGAATTCGTGTCCCGCGGCACGTGTGAGTTCCTCGATGACTACGCGCGGCCGTTCTCGGGGCTGGTGATCGCCGACCTACTGGGAGTTCCGCCCGAAGACCACGAGGAGTTCCGTGTCGCCTTCTCCGGCAAGGTCTCGGGCGGAATCGAGGACGACTCGATAACGCGCGCCCACAACCCGCTGGAGTACCTCGACGAAAAGTTCACCGCCCACATCACCGAACGCCGGCGTGAACCCCGGGACGATGTGCTGACCGAGCTCGCTCAGGCCAAGTATCCCGACGGTTCGACCCCCGAGGTCATCGATGTCGTCCGGCTCGCGACTTTCCTTTTCGCGGCCGGCCAGGAGACCACGACGAAGCTGCTCAGCTTCGGCCTCCGGATGATCGCCGAGGACCCCGAATTGCAGGCCTTGCTGCGCGAAGATCGCAGCAAGATTCCGACTTTCGTCGAAGAGACGCTGCGCATGGAGAGCCCGGTCAAGTGTCACTTCCGCATGGCCCGCACCTCGGCATCGATCGGCGACATTCCAATCCCGGCAGGCAGCACGGTGATGCTGCTGCCCGGCGCGAGCAATCGCGACTCGCGTAAGTTTGTTCAACCCAACGAGTTTCGCATCGATCGACCGAATGTCCGCGAGCATGTGGCGTTCGGGCGAGGCAACCATTCCTGCCCCGGTGCGCCGCTGGCGCGGGCGGAGGGACGGATTTCGCTCAACCGGGTGCTCGATCGGATGTCGGACATCAGCATTGTCGAGGCGCAGCACGGTCCGGCGGATGGGCGCCGCTACAGCTACGAACCGACCTGGCAGATGCGCGGTCTCACCGAGCTGCACCTCGGGTTCACACCGGTCGCGTGA